From Streptosporangiales bacterium, a single genomic window includes:
- a CDS encoding prepilin peptidase gives MLTYMWPVLAGLAGLVAGVLVAARIAGRSLRAAWRPAVTGPRDVLVPLACAGAFVAFTLRFGLTPALPAYLYFAVVGVALAAIDVVEYRLPDRLTLPSYPIALALLAGAAFFEGWWSLLTAVVGMAVLWVLYALLFLLSGLIGPGAFGWGDVKLAGLLGIYLGWLGAGACFAGTFYGVLLGGLFALALVISRRGTRKTAIPFGPFMLAGALIAILVN, from the coding sequence GTGCTGACGTACATGTGGCCCGTGCTGGCCGGTCTCGCGGGACTGGTGGCCGGCGTTCTCGTGGCGGCGAGGATCGCCGGGCGGTCGCTGCGAGCCGCGTGGCGGCCCGCGGTCACCGGGCCCCGCGACGTGCTCGTGCCGCTCGCGTGCGCCGGGGCGTTCGTCGCGTTCACCCTGCGGTTCGGTCTCACCCCGGCACTGCCCGCCTACCTCTATTTCGCCGTCGTCGGTGTGGCACTCGCCGCGATCGACGTGGTCGAGTACCGGCTGCCCGACCGGCTGACCCTGCCGTCCTACCCGATCGCGCTCGCGCTCCTCGCCGGCGCCGCGTTCTTCGAGGGCTGGTGGTCCCTGCTCACCGCCGTGGTCGGCATGGCCGTGCTGTGGGTGCTGTACGCCCTGCTGTTCCTGCTCAGCGGCCTGATCGGTCCCGGCGCCTTCGGGTGGGGTGACGTGAAGCTCGCCGGCCTCCTCGGCATCTACCTCGGCTGGCTGGGGGCCGGGGCGTGCTTCGCCGGCACGTTCTACGGTGTGTTGCTCGGCGGGCTCTTCGCCCTCGCGCTGGTCATCAGCAGGCGGGGTACCAGGAAGACGGCGATCCCGTTCGGGCCGTTCATGCTGGCGGGTGCGTTGATCGCGATCCTCGTCAACTGA
- a CDS encoding valine dehydrogenase, with translation MSESDRIETYQVQSETVIPRTTGVFARHTGHEQVVYCHDEPSGLRAIIAIYSTALGPALGGTRFHPYLDETDALDDVLNLSRAMAYKAAITGLDLGGGKAVIIGDPSVHKTEALLRAYGRYVQSLGGRYLTACDVGTYVEDMDVVARECRYVTGRSTEHGGAGDSSVLTAYGVFQGMRAAAARVWGSPELRGRRVGVAGVGKVGRHLVEHLVDDGARVVVTDVATERLERLTAAHPGVETADDTAALVRLPLDVYAPCALGGALDDDTVQILSAAVVCGAANNQLARPGIEKLLDERRILYAPDYVVNAGGLVQVADEIEGFSFERARKRVEGIYATASQVFAVATEENVPPSVAADRMAERRMSAIGRLRGIHIG, from the coding sequence ATGTCTGAGTCCGACCGCATCGAGACCTACCAGGTCCAGTCGGAGACGGTCATACCACGGACGACCGGGGTGTTCGCGAGGCACACCGGGCACGAGCAGGTCGTCTACTGCCACGACGAGCCGAGCGGGCTGCGGGCGATCATCGCCATCTACAGCACCGCACTCGGTCCCGCACTCGGCGGCACCCGCTTCCATCCGTACCTCGACGAGACCGACGCGCTGGACGACGTGCTCAACCTCTCCCGCGCCATGGCGTACAAGGCGGCCATCACCGGCCTCGATCTCGGCGGCGGCAAGGCCGTGATCATCGGTGACCCGAGCGTGCACAAGACCGAGGCGTTGCTGCGAGCGTACGGTCGGTACGTCCAGTCCCTGGGTGGCCGCTACCTCACCGCCTGTGACGTGGGCACCTACGTCGAGGACATGGACGTCGTCGCGCGCGAGTGCCGCTATGTCACCGGACGCTCCACCGAGCACGGCGGCGCCGGCGACTCGAGCGTGCTCACCGCATACGGCGTGTTCCAGGGCATGCGGGCCGCCGCGGCACGCGTCTGGGGCTCCCCCGAGCTGCGCGGCCGGCGGGTCGGCGTGGCCGGCGTCGGCAAGGTCGGCAGGCACCTGGTCGAGCACCTGGTCGACGACGGCGCTCGCGTGGTGGTGACCGACGTCGCCACCGAGCGCCTCGAGCGGCTCACCGCGGCCCACCCGGGCGTCGAGACGGCCGACGACACCGCGGCCCTCGTCCGGCTCCCCCTGGACGTCTACGCGCCGTGCGCTCTCGGTGGCGCGCTCGACGACGACACCGTGCAGATCCTGTCCGCGGCGGTCGTGTGCGGCGCCGCGAACAACCAGCTCGCCCGCCCGGGCATCGAGAAGCTCCTCGACGAGCGACGCATCCTCTACGCGCCGGACTACGTGGTGAACGCCGGTGGGCTCGTCCAGGTGGCCGACGAGATCGAGGGCTTCAGCTTCGAGCGGGCGAGGAAGCGGGTCGAGGGCATCTACGCCACGGCGTCGCAGGTCTTCGCGGTCGCGACCGAGGAGAACGTCCCCCCTTCCGTCGCCGCCGACCGGATGGCCGAACGCCGGATGAGCGCGATCGGCCGCCTCCGCGGTATCCACATCGGGTGA
- a CDS encoding DUF3073 family protein has translation MGRGRAKAKQTKVARKLKYSSGNTDLSQLAEELGAASPTPPPRADEPADRGDEARYTDDDLVAKYSDYADDVDRR, from the coding sequence ATGGGGCGCGGCCGGGCAAAGGCCAAGCAGACGAAGGTCGCCCGCAAGCTCAAGTACAGCAGCGGTAACACCGACCTGTCACAGCTTGCTGAAGAGCTAGGCGCGGCGTCGCCGACTCCACCGCCGAGGGCGGACGAGCCGGCGGACCGCGGCGACGAGGCTCGATACACCGACGACGACCTCGTCGCGAAGTACTCCGACTACGCCGACGACGTCGACCGCCGCTGA
- a CDS encoding phosphoribosylformylglycinamidine cyclo-ligase → MSSGTDDTGGAATYAEAGVDIDAGDRAVALMAEQVRSATRPEVLGDLGGFAGLFRLDTSRYKSPVLATSTDGVGTKLAVAQALDRHDTIGQDLVGMVVDDLVVCGAEPLFMTDYIACGQVVPERISAIVGGIAAGCRIAGCALVGGETAEHPGIMQPQEYDLAGAGTGIVDEDAILGPERVRPGDVVVALGSSGMHSNGYALARHALLRMGRMTLDAEPDELDRSLGDELLVPTRIYAQDCLTLAAETEVHAFAHVTGGGLAANLARMLPATLDAVVDRSTWTPQAIFALIEARGRIDREEMERTFNLGVGMLAVLAQGDVDRALAVLVGRKVPAWVAGEVVAGAGEVRLTGAHPS, encoded by the coding sequence ATGAGCTCGGGAACTGACGACACCGGCGGGGCGGCGACGTACGCGGAGGCCGGTGTCGACATCGACGCGGGTGACAGGGCGGTCGCCCTGATGGCCGAACAGGTCAGGTCGGCGACCCGGCCCGAGGTGCTCGGCGACCTCGGCGGGTTCGCCGGCCTGTTCCGCCTGGATACGAGCAGGTACAAGTCGCCCGTGCTCGCGACCTCGACCGACGGCGTCGGCACGAAGCTCGCCGTCGCGCAGGCACTCGACCGGCACGACACGATCGGCCAGGACCTCGTCGGCATGGTGGTCGACGACCTCGTCGTGTGCGGTGCCGAGCCGCTGTTCATGACCGACTACATCGCGTGCGGCCAGGTCGTGCCGGAGCGGATCTCGGCGATCGTCGGCGGTATCGCCGCCGGTTGCCGCATCGCCGGCTGCGCCCTCGTCGGCGGCGAGACGGCCGAGCACCCGGGCATCATGCAGCCGCAGGAGTACGACCTGGCGGGTGCTGGCACCGGCATCGTCGACGAGGACGCCATCCTCGGGCCGGAACGGGTCCGTCCGGGCGACGTCGTCGTGGCACTCGGCTCGTCCGGCATGCACTCCAACGGGTACGCCCTGGCCAGGCACGCACTGCTCCGGATGGGGCGCATGACGCTCGACGCGGAGCCCGACGAGCTCGACCGCTCACTCGGTGACGAGCTGCTCGTCCCGACCCGGATCTACGCGCAGGACTGCCTCACCCTGGCCGCGGAGACCGAGGTGCACGCGTTCGCGCACGTCACCGGCGGTGGCCTCGCGGCGAACCTCGCCCGGATGCTCCCGGCCACGCTCGACGCGGTCGTCGACAGGTCCACCTGGACCCCCCAGGCGATCTTCGCGCTGATCGAGGCTCGCGGACGCATCGACCGGGAGGAGATGGAGCGGACGTTCAACCTCGGCGTCGGCATGCTGGCCGTGCTGGCTCAGGGCGACGTCGACCGTGCCCTCGCGGTGCTGGTCGGGCGCAAGGTGCCCGCCTGGGTCGCCGGTGAGGTGGTCGCCGGAGCCGGCGAGGTGCGTCTGACCGGGGCTCACCCGAGCTGA
- a CDS encoding DUF192 domain-containing protein, with amino-acid sequence MKLHNGRGWLKKDGTRIAPLEVAASHKKRTRGLLGRNGVEGAFLISPCSGVHTFQMRFPLDVAYLDRSWTVIAIVRMKRNRLGRNRLRARHVLEAEWGALERWGVSRGDRLEIEYDATR; translated from the coding sequence GTGAAGCTGCACAACGGGCGCGGCTGGCTGAAGAAGGACGGCACCCGCATCGCGCCGCTCGAGGTCGCCGCGTCGCACAAGAAGCGCACCCGCGGGCTGCTCGGCAGGAACGGCGTCGAGGGCGCGTTCCTGATCAGTCCGTGCAGTGGAGTGCACACGTTCCAGATGCGCTTCCCCCTCGACGTGGCCTACCTCGACAGGTCGTGGACGGTCATCGCCATCGTGCGGATGAAACGCAACCGACTCGGTCGCAACCGGCTGCGGGCGCGGCATGTCCTCGAGGCCGAGTGGGGTGCGCTCGAACGGTGGGGCGTCTCCCGCGGTGACCGGCTCGAGATCGAGTACGACGCGACCAGGTGA